The Streptomyces aurantiacus genome includes a region encoding these proteins:
- a CDS encoding class I SAM-dependent DNA methyltransferase codes for MVDDEDGYFGEPVAARYDESSAEMFAPGAVDPAVGLLAELAGDGRALELGIGTGRIALPLSRRGVAVHGIDMSRAMVARLRAKPGGDAVGVSIGDFATTKVDGAFSVAYLVFNTINNLTTQDAQVACFRNVAEHLEPGGTFVVEVGVPELRRLPHGQTVVPFHRSPTRWSFDVYDVATQAMSSNYVEVVDGRGSYRSIPFRYVWPAELDLMARLAGLRLRDRWDNWTREPFTSESGQHVSVWEKSAV; via the coding sequence ATGGTGGATGACGAGGACGGCTATTTCGGAGAGCCCGTCGCGGCGAGGTACGACGAGTCGTCGGCGGAGATGTTCGCGCCCGGTGCCGTGGATCCGGCGGTCGGGCTCCTGGCCGAGCTGGCCGGGGACGGCCGGGCCCTGGAACTGGGCATCGGCACCGGACGCATCGCCCTGCCGCTGTCGCGACGCGGTGTCGCGGTGCACGGCATCGACATGTCGCGGGCGATGGTCGCCCGTCTGCGGGCCAAGCCGGGCGGTGACGCGGTCGGTGTGTCGATCGGCGACTTCGCGACGACGAAGGTGGACGGCGCCTTCTCCGTCGCGTATCTGGTCTTCAACACGATCAACAACCTGACGACGCAGGACGCCCAGGTGGCCTGCTTCCGCAATGTCGCCGAGCATCTGGAGCCCGGCGGCACGTTCGTCGTCGAGGTCGGGGTGCCCGAACTGCGCAGGCTTCCGCACGGGCAGACCGTCGTGCCGTTCCACCGGAGCCCGACGCGCTGGTCGTTCGACGTGTACGACGTGGCGACGCAGGCGATGAGCTCGAACTACGTCGAGGTCGTGGACGGCCGCGGCTCCTACCGGTCGATCCCCTTCCGGTACGTGTGGCCGGCGGAGCTGGACCTGATGGCCCGCCTGGCCGGGCTGCGGCTGCGCGACCGGTGGGACAACTGGACGCGGGAGCCCTTCACGAGCGAGAGCGGGCAGCATGTCTCGGTCTGGGAGAAGTCTGCCGTTTGA
- a CDS encoding EamA family transporter, whose translation MNIPSADRSPTVTDPTAAAAGPAAVADGTASDQAPGAAPRGLRALGPVGLVLAGGISVQFGGALAVSLMPRAGALGVVTLRLAVAAIVLMVICRPSLRGHSRADWGTVVVFGVTMAAMNGLFYQSVARIPLGPAVTLEVLGPLALSVLASRRALNLVWAGLALGGVFLLGGGGGFDGLDPVGVAFALSAGVMWAAYIVFSARTGRRFPQADGLALAMVVAAVVFFPLGIIESGDKLLNPTTIALGAAVAVLSSVLPYTLELLALRRLPASTFAVLMSLEPAIASVAGFLVLSQALSMTEAMAIALVIGASMGAVRTQIGRGKAKGLDT comes from the coding sequence GTGAACATCCCCAGCGCTGACCGGTCCCCGACGGTCACCGACCCCACGGCCGCCGCCGCCGGTCCGGCCGCCGTGGCCGACGGCACGGCATCCGACCAGGCACCGGGCGCGGCCCCCCGCGGCCTGCGAGCCCTCGGCCCCGTAGGCCTCGTACTCGCCGGCGGGATCTCCGTCCAGTTCGGTGGCGCCCTCGCCGTGAGTCTCATGCCGCGGGCCGGGGCGCTCGGCGTGGTGACCCTCCGCCTGGCCGTCGCCGCGATCGTGCTGATGGTCATCTGCCGGCCCAGCCTGCGCGGACACTCGCGAGCGGACTGGGGCACCGTCGTCGTCTTCGGCGTCACGATGGCCGCGATGAACGGCCTCTTCTACCAGTCGGTCGCCCGTATCCCGCTCGGCCCCGCCGTCACACTCGAAGTGCTCGGCCCGCTGGCCCTCTCGGTCCTCGCCTCCCGTCGCGCCCTCAACCTCGTCTGGGCCGGTCTCGCCCTCGGCGGTGTCTTCCTGCTGGGTGGTGGCGGCGGCTTCGACGGTCTCGACCCGGTCGGCGTCGCCTTCGCCCTGTCGGCCGGTGTCATGTGGGCCGCGTACATCGTCTTCAGCGCACGTACGGGCCGTCGCTTCCCGCAGGCCGACGGCCTGGCGCTGGCGATGGTGGTCGCGGCGGTGGTCTTCTTCCCGCTGGGCATCATCGAGTCCGGCGACAAGCTTCTGAACCCGACCACGATCGCCCTGGGCGCCGCCGTGGCCGTCCTCTCCTCCGTCCTCCCGTACACGCTCGAACTCCTCGCCCTGCGTCGCCTCCCCGCCTCCACCTTCGCCGTCCTCATGAGCCTCGAACCGGCCATCGCCTCGGTCGCCGGCTTCCTGGTGCTGAGCCAGGCGCTGTCCATGACGGAGGCCATGGCGATCGCACTCGTCATCGGGGCGAGCATGGGAGCGGTACGGACGCAGATCGGACGCGGAAAGGCCAAGGGCCTGGACACCTAG
- a CDS encoding FAD-binding and (Fe-S)-binding domain-containing protein: MTETDLGELRAALEKTVRGEVALDATARALTTMDASNYRRVPLAVVAPRDADDVAAALSVCSRLGVPVVARGGGTSIAGQATGTGVVLDFTRHLNRIVSLDPEARTAVVQPGVVLDRLQEAAAPHGLRFGPDPSTHSRCTLGGMIGNNSCGSHSVAWGTTADSVRELSVITARGATARLGADWSGAPEGLRALVDGESALLRTGFPDLPRRISGYALDALLPERGADVARSFCGSEGTLGILTEAVVRLVEAPRARALAVLAYADESAAAEAAAGLLPHGPLTVEGMAADLVPADAGLPRGGAWLFVETGGDTEAEAHARAQAITRVADVTASLVVTDPAGRRALWRIREDASGTATRMPDGTEAWPGWEDCAVPPARLGAYLRDFRGLLAAHGLRGSPYGHFGDGCIHVRIDFDLLTRAGVGRFRTFSQELAELVVSHGGSLSGEHGDGQARAELLPKMYGPRVVALFERVKDLWDPDGLLNPGMLVRPHGLDENLRFAVLPREPVAVEFGYPADGGDFSSAVRRCVGVAKCRTTQASGSSVMCPSFRATGEEEHSTRGRARLLHEMLAGEVITDGWRSTEVRDALDLCLSCKGCRSDCPVGVDMATYKAEFLHHHYEGRRRPAAHYAMGWLPVWLRLVDRTRTAWLVNLLASVRPLATLAKRLGGIAPEREIPRVARETFSRWRSRRAAERAGSAGEGPGRAGRSGDGGPPKAVVLWPDTFTEYLSPSVGKAAVRVLEAAGLRVLPFPSDPGPLDAGPSGPGRPEARSGLRPGDRPRGRVCCGLTYVSTGQLDRARTVMRRTLDLTDQLRDGDGPLPDPLRGPSRDPAPAAPELPPVVVLEPSCAAALRTDLPELLPDDPRARRLASAVVTFAEVLERHAPHWTPPRLDRPVVGQTHCHQHAVLGDAPDRRLREAAGLTGALAGGCCGLAGNFGFEKGHFEVSTACAEEQLLPAVRAAGEDAVVLADGFSCRTQLQQTANVKGRHLAEVLAEALPEPEPAPEVPTDLPHS; encoded by the coding sequence ATGACGGAAACGGATCTCGGGGAGCTGCGGGCGGCGCTGGAGAAGACGGTGCGCGGGGAGGTCGCCCTCGACGCGACCGCGCGGGCGCTGACCACCATGGACGCGTCGAACTACCGGCGGGTACCACTGGCTGTGGTCGCCCCGAGAGACGCCGACGACGTGGCGGCGGCACTGTCCGTGTGCTCCCGGCTCGGGGTGCCGGTCGTCGCGCGTGGTGGTGGTACGTCGATCGCGGGGCAGGCGACCGGCACGGGAGTGGTACTCGACTTCACCCGGCACCTGAACCGGATCGTGTCGCTCGACCCCGAAGCGCGCACGGCGGTGGTCCAGCCGGGAGTGGTCCTGGACCGTCTCCAGGAGGCGGCAGCGCCGCACGGACTGCGCTTCGGACCCGACCCCTCGACGCACAGCCGGTGCACGCTCGGCGGCATGATCGGCAACAACTCCTGCGGATCGCACTCGGTGGCCTGGGGCACGACGGCGGACAGCGTGCGCGAGCTGTCGGTGATCACCGCGCGGGGAGCAACCGCCCGCCTGGGCGCCGACTGGTCGGGCGCCCCCGAAGGGCTGCGGGCCCTGGTGGACGGCGAGTCGGCGCTCCTGCGCACTGGCTTCCCCGACCTGCCGCGCCGCATCTCCGGGTACGCGCTGGACGCGCTGCTGCCCGAGCGCGGCGCTGACGTGGCGCGTTCCTTCTGCGGCTCGGAGGGCACGCTCGGCATCCTCACGGAGGCGGTCGTACGGCTGGTCGAGGCACCCCGCGCGCGTGCGCTCGCCGTCCTGGCGTACGCGGACGAGAGCGCGGCGGCGGAAGCGGCGGCCGGCCTGCTGCCGCACGGGCCCCTGACGGTGGAGGGGATGGCGGCGGACCTCGTGCCGGCGGACGCGGGGCTGCCGCGGGGAGGGGCCTGGCTGTTCGTGGAGACGGGCGGCGACACGGAGGCGGAAGCACACGCGCGTGCGCAGGCGATCACCCGTGTGGCGGACGTGACGGCCTCACTGGTGGTCACCGACCCGGCCGGCCGGCGCGCCCTGTGGCGCATCCGCGAGGACGCCAGCGGCACGGCGACCAGGATGCCGGACGGCACCGAGGCGTGGCCCGGCTGGGAGGACTGCGCGGTGCCGCCGGCCCGGCTCGGCGCGTATCTCCGGGACTTCAGGGGCCTGTTGGCGGCCCACGGGCTGCGCGGTTCGCCGTACGGCCACTTCGGGGACGGCTGCATCCACGTGCGCATCGACTTCGACCTGCTGACGCGGGCGGGCGTCGGCCGCTTCCGGACCTTCTCGCAGGAGCTGGCGGAGCTGGTCGTCTCGCACGGCGGTTCGCTGTCGGGGGAGCACGGGGACGGACAGGCGCGGGCCGAGCTCCTGCCGAAGATGTACGGCCCCCGGGTGGTCGCTCTGTTCGAGCGGGTGAAGGACCTCTGGGACCCGGACGGCCTGCTCAACCCGGGAATGCTCGTCAGGCCGCACGGGCTCGACGAGAACCTTCGGTTCGCGGTGCTCCCGCGCGAGCCGGTGGCCGTCGAGTTCGGCTATCCGGCGGACGGCGGGGACTTCTCGTCGGCGGTGCGCAGGTGCGTCGGAGTGGCCAAGTGCCGTACCACGCAAGCCTCCGGCTCCTCCGTGATGTGCCCGTCCTTCCGGGCCACCGGCGAGGAGGAGCACTCCACGCGAGGGCGCGCGCGGCTGCTGCACGAGATGCTGGCCGGCGAGGTCATCACGGACGGCTGGCGCTCGACGGAGGTCCGCGACGCGCTGGACCTCTGCCTGTCCTGCAAGGGCTGCCGGTCGGACTGCCCGGTGGGCGTCGACATGGCCACGTACAAGGCGGAGTTCCTGCACCACCACTACGAGGGCCGCCGCCGGCCGGCCGCGCACTACGCGATGGGGTGGCTGCCGGTGTGGCTGCGCCTGGTGGACCGCACGCGTACGGCGTGGCTGGTCAACCTCCTCGCCTCGGTACGGCCGTTGGCGACGCTCGCCAAGCGGCTGGGCGGGATCGCGCCCGAGCGGGAGATTCCGCGGGTGGCGCGGGAGACGTTCAGCCGGTGGCGGAGCCGCCGGGCCGCGGAACGGGCGGGATCGGCGGGGGAGGGTCCTGGGCGCGCGGGCCGCTCCGGCGACGGGGGTCCGCCCAAGGCGGTCGTCCTGTGGCCGGACACCTTCACGGAGTACCTCTCGCCGTCGGTCGGCAAGGCGGCTGTACGGGTGTTGGAGGCGGCGGGGCTGCGAGTGCTGCCGTTCCCTTCGGACCCGGGGCCGCTCGATGCCGGGCCGTCCGGTCCCGGCCGGCCCGAAGCCCGGTCCGGCCTCCGGCCCGGCGATCGGCCCCGCGGCCGGGTCTGCTGTGGCCTGACCTATGTCTCGACGGGCCAACTGGACCGCGCCCGCACGGTGATGCGCCGCACCCTGGATCTCACGGACCAGCTCCGGGACGGCGATGGCCCTCTCCCGGACCCGCTTCGGGGCCCGTCCCGGGACCCGGCCCCCGCCGCCCCGGAACTCCCACCCGTCGTCGTACTCGAACCGAGCTGTGCGGCTGCCCTCCGTACCGATCTGCCGGAGCTGTTGCCCGACGATCCGCGCGCGCGGCGCCTGGCCTCGGCGGTGGTGACGTTCGCGGAAGTGCTGGAGCGTCACGCGCCGCACTGGACGCCGCCTCGCCTGGACCGCCCGGTCGTGGGCCAGACCCACTGCCATCAGCACGCCGTCCTGGGCGACGCGCCGGACCGCCGTCTGCGCGAGGCGGCGGGTCTGACCGGCGCCCTGGCGGGCGGCTGCTGCGGCCTCGCGGGAAACTTCGGCTTCGAGAAGGGCCACTTCGAGGTGTCGACGGCATGCGCCGAGGAGCAGCTGCTCCCGGCGGTCCGGGCGGCGGGGGAGGACGCGGTGGTCCTGGCGGACGGCTTCTCGTGCCGCACCCAACTGCAACAGACGGCGAACGTGAAGGGGCGCCATCTGGCAGAGGTACTGGCGGAGGCGCTGCCGGAGCCCGAACCGGCTCCAGAGGTCCCCACGGACCTGCCCCACTCCTGA
- a CDS encoding ATP-binding protein → MTAPTPQARPTKDRPSLAHSVGARPRLRAVAIAPLLTAVPAALAAGAAVALAPESVRMPLTWGLGAAVLLLCAVVAVAGRAVQTSRLLLRRLEAVSKDAGRLLEEKDALTEESARERARLTDEFTRERARLTEQNAHQKVRLAAEIDRERTRLGAEHARVADELRQARADRAAVVSAAAATAARLQALSTSMLADLRAMEERYSDEDVLADLLHLDHRTAQAGRLADSVAVLSGARSGRRWARPIPMESILRGAMGRIDGYQRVRVHSASGAAVAGHAAEGVMHALAEVLDNAANFSPPTAEVHVYVEEVPAGVIVSVEDSGLVMGETQLRRAEQAVSGEEVEAGGLAGTRLGLVVVGRLARKYGLRISFRPSARGGTGVLVLVPQDVLANPASHPTPHPAPVQAPPVPPPSPSARAEHPVQAPRPAPEPDAAARETASPFPGPRPGPWSGPENHPWSAPEEPARPGRREPSWPAAEETARSGPNPKEPTWLAPDQSTRPAPEQTPWPGPKEPLSLSPKKSARPGPQESPWSAPEEPARPAPEQTSWYSSQHPSWAVPEDSARSSSDDSSRPAPEGSARPGPSEPTGSAPESAVQLSPKAFPWSGPRESYGASRSVSDLDPEPVPPHGFPSHGFPSRPAGPADNLPRRHRGGTLAEAEAEAEAEAEAEAARGAGLSVGAAGEVESDPVRTRMPASPVTPGSPDSPTTTPDDVMTRAARFNSFRQAVRRTPADEPVQARTSPATPHPESDPTS, encoded by the coding sequence ATGACCGCGCCCACCCCGCAAGCGCGTCCCACGAAAGATCGGCCGTCCCTCGCGCACTCCGTAGGCGCACGCCCCCGCCTGCGTGCTGTGGCGATCGCCCCGCTCCTCACGGCCGTACCGGCCGCGCTCGCCGCAGGCGCCGCGGTCGCCCTGGCTCCCGAATCGGTGCGCATGCCCCTCACCTGGGGCCTTGGCGCGGCCGTCCTTCTGCTGTGCGCGGTGGTTGCCGTGGCCGGCCGTGCCGTGCAGACGTCCCGATTACTGCTCCGCCGCCTCGAAGCGGTCTCCAAGGACGCCGGCCGGCTGCTCGAGGAAAAGGACGCCCTCACGGAGGAGTCCGCGCGGGAACGCGCCCGACTCACCGACGAGTTCACCCGGGAGCGCGCCCGGCTCACCGAGCAGAACGCCCACCAGAAGGTCCGCCTCGCCGCCGAGATCGACCGGGAACGCACCCGGCTCGGCGCGGAGCACGCGCGCGTGGCCGACGAGTTGCGGCAGGCCAGGGCCGATCGTGCCGCCGTGGTCTCGGCGGCCGCCGCCACCGCCGCCCGGTTGCAGGCCCTGTCCACGAGCATGCTCGCCGACCTGCGCGCCATGGAGGAGCGGTACTCCGACGAGGACGTGCTCGCCGACCTCCTGCACCTCGACCACCGCACCGCGCAGGCGGGTCGCCTCGCCGACTCCGTCGCCGTCCTCTCGGGCGCGCGCTCGGGCCGCCGCTGGGCGCGGCCCATCCCCATGGAGTCGATCCTGCGCGGCGCGATGGGCCGCATCGACGGATACCAGCGCGTACGCGTCCACTCGGCGAGCGGCGCGGCGGTCGCCGGGCACGCGGCCGAGGGCGTGATGCACGCGCTCGCCGAAGTCCTCGACAACGCCGCGAACTTCTCGCCCCCGACGGCCGAGGTCCACGTCTACGTGGAGGAGGTCCCGGCGGGGGTCATCGTCTCCGTGGAGGACAGTGGCCTGGTGATGGGCGAGACACAGCTGCGCCGCGCCGAACAGGCCGTCTCCGGCGAGGAGGTGGAGGCCGGTGGCCTCGCCGGCACCCGGCTCGGCCTCGTGGTCGTCGGCCGCCTCGCCCGCAAGTACGGCCTGAGGATCTCCTTCCGCCCCTCCGCGCGCGGCGGTACGGGCGTCCTGGTCCTCGTCCCCCAGGACGTCCTCGCGAACCCGGCATCGCATCCGACGCCCCACCCGGCGCCGGTCCAGGCCCCGCCCGTGCCCCCGCCCTCTCCCTCGGCCCGCGCCGAGCACCCGGTACAGGCTCCGCGTCCGGCTCCGGAGCCGGACGCGGCGGCGCGGGAGACCGCGTCGCCCTTCCCGGGCCCGCGGCCCGGCCCGTGGTCCGGCCCGGAGAACCACCCCTGGTCCGCCCCGGAGGAGCCCGCCCGGCCCGGTCGGAGGGAGCCCTCCTGGCCGGCCGCGGAGGAGACGGCCCGGTCCGGCCCGAACCCGAAGGAACCGACCTGGCTCGCCCCGGACCAGTCCACCCGGCCCGCCCCGGAACAGACCCCCTGGCCCGGCCCGAAAGAGCCACTCAGTCTCAGCCCGAAGAAATCCGCCCGGCCCGGCCCGCAGGAATCCCCCTGGTCCGCCCCGGAGGAGCCCGCCCGGCCGGCTCCGGAACAGACCTCCTGGTACAGCTCGCAGCATCCCTCCTGGGCGGTACCCGAGGACTCCGCCCGGTCCAGCTCTGACGATTCCTCCAGGCCCGCCCCGGAGGGTTCCGCCCGGCCCGGCCCGAGCGAGCCGACCGGGTCCGCCCCGGAGAGCGCCGTCCAGCTCAGCCCGAAGGCCTTCCCCTGGTCCGGCCCCCGGGAGTCGTACGGCGCCTCCCGCTCCGTCTCCGACCTGGATCCGGAGCCGGTGCCGCCCCACGGATTTCCGTCGCACGGCTTTCCGTCCCGGCCGGCCGGCCCCGCCGACAACCTCCCCAGGCGCCACCGCGGCGGCACCCTCGCGGAAGCAGAGGCCGAAGCAGAGGCGGAGGCGGAGGCGGAAGCGGCGAGAGGAGCCGGGCTCTCCGTCGGGGCGGCGGGCGAAGTCGAGTCCGACCCCGTCCGCACCCGGATGCCCGCCAGTCCCGTCACTCCCGGCAGCCCCGACTCCCCCACCACCACCCCCGATGACGTGATGACCCGCGCCGCCCGCTTCAACAGCTTCCGCCAAGCCGTGCGCCGCACTCCGGCGGACGAGCCCGTACAGGCCCGTACGAGCCCTGCCACCCCCCACCCGGAAAGCGATCCCACGTCATGA